The genomic window aaacaAGCAAGTctaatcttttcattttaaaaaatgagatttatttatccatgttCAAAGTTTATTgctaatgatgatgatggtaaaTATAATCCCAAGCCCTCAAATAACTGCAGAATTCTGTTTTAATGGCAGTCAAGTCTAGCTTCTTAATCTTTTGCACAAAATACGCTCGAAGGGGAGCCACCCACAAGACTACTAGAAGACTTTTATCTCCCAACTGAACTCCTCTAGTTTCATAGAGGAAACACCTAACAGCCATTTAAGGTAAACTGGGATATTCACATTAGAGATGTACCAGACAGAGAAGGATGAGGTCTGTGAACCTTACCATCTAGGAATGTTAATCTatatcttccaaataaacagagacctttttttcttggttgagtctttcctcttcttttctgtaACAAAGAATCAGAAACCAATTTTCAGGTGAACAAGAAAGAAGCAAGGgtatctcttctctctgctcttctctctctccaataaaccctttcccttactaaaaaaaaaaaaaaaaaaagcagcagcagcagcaagggtGGCAAATCCTATGGAAGCTGCAGGGAAGGTGTTCTCGACCCCAGGTATTTGAACTTAGGCACTTTTcagccattcacatgggagacccaatgagttcctggctcagacctggctgttgcaagcatttggggagtgaaccagctgatgtggaagatctgtctctctctcactctacctttcaaataaataaatgactgaatctttaatgtaaaaaaaaaaaaaaagggccaccTATTTTATGGTTCTTAAATGTCTACAATAGTTCAATAGTTAAATCCATATAGACAGGGGCTGGTGAGAGGGAAGAATAGGATGTAGGGACTAAAGGATATGGAATTTCTTGTGGGGGGAGGGTTGAAAAGGTTCTGAAACAGACAATTATTGCACAAGTTTGAGAATACTAAAAGGGTACATTTTATGGTATGtaaatttttctcaattttaaaataattgttgggCACCTACTGTCAACACAGCACTTTCCTAAGCCTTGATTCATAGCAAGCCTGCTACCTGTCTAGCCCAGCAGTTCTTACCAATGTGTGATTCACTGTAAAAGCAAGGGATTACTTTACATAAGCAGATTTTTATAACATCAAATCTCACATGGTAAAGAAATCCTATGATGAAATCTTCTGTAAAATTAAGAAACCTTTTATAAAGTCACTGCTCACACCCTAATTTATCCTTCCTCTGAACTTGAATTATTTCATACAAGGTTTGCCCAAGGAGAAAACATCTGTTTAACAATTCTTTTGCCCACTTGCAAAACACCAAGAGTCACGGGAAGAGAGTGTCAGAAGATTTTCCCAAAACTCCCCAGGCTTACGATTGTATCTCCACCACTTTATGAGCTTCTTCGGCCCATCGCTTTTTCCGGAAATGCTGGAAGAGGACCACCCCAATGACTATGATGACCATCAGCGCACAGGCAGAGCCAATGGCGAGCGCCAGGAAGTAGATCTCAGAGAAGCGCGCTTTGAAGAGAAACACATGCGGTGACCAAGTCAGGCTCCTAAGATGACTGTGATGAAATCTAAAGACGTAGTAGCAATGCATTTCTTCCTGAAGCAGGGCCTTCCTTCCCCCTACCTTTATGTATAAAACACCACATCACCTCGGAAGCCCAGGAGCACCGGGAAAGTCTACTTCCCCAAGTGTGGTCCTAGGAGTGGCAGCCACAGCCACTAAAaacttagaaatgcaaattcccaggccccaccccagacttACAGAAGGAGAAATGCTATGGGTGGGGCCTCAGTGATGTGTTTTGATGTGTCCTCCAGGGAACTGCAAGGAACCCTGGAGTTCTGAGAACTAGGGGTTCAACTACCTGGTGGGGTAAGGTTCTTGCTGGCCTAGTGCCCAACCCACTTCTCCCCGACTCCGTCTGCTCGTCTGCTCGCCTCTGtcagccatttatttatttagatgtaTTAAGGGCCTactgtgttccaggcactgtgGTGGATCAGTAACTAGAGTTCAGTGGGTAAATGATGAAAGACATAATGAGTCTCTGAGGCCCAGTGATCCTGTcctttatcttgttttttttttttttttttttggacaggcggagtggacagtgagagatagacagagagaaaggtcttcctttgccgttggttcaccctccaatggccgccgcggccggcacactgcggccagcacaccgcgctgatctgatggcaggagccaggtacttatcctggtctcccatggggtgcagggcccaagttcttgggccatcctccactgcactccctggccacagcacagagctggcctggaagaggggcaactgggacagaatccagcgccccgaccgggactagaacccggtgtgccggcgccgcaaggtggaggagtagcctagtgagccgcggcgccggcctctgtccTTTATCTTGATTTCTCAATAAAGTGCCCAGAGCCAAAAAGGACCTTAAAGAATGCCTAGCCCCAGGAGTTTCCAGCCTAGAGCTGATGAagggtggaggagaggagaggcccaCAAGCCCACATAATCCGTATcacgtgtgtgtgtctccatctctgtggGAACTGGCCCACAGCTTTCATTAGATTATCAGAGAGCAGTGACCCTGATATATTGGAGAACCCTTGCTTTCTTGCTCAGCTCGTTCATTTTgtggatgaagaaactgagatccGAAGGCATGAATACTTCTGGCAATGCTCCAAGgtcaccagctctctgctgggagggCCTTGAGGGATGGCTGTAAACTCCACAGGGTGGGCATTGGGCCaagcggttaagatgcccacattccacagtGGAGCACCGGGGTTCACTATGCAGCTCcgcgcctgactccagcttcctgctaatgcagaccctgggaggcagcagtgacagctcaagtgactgggtctctaccacccctGTGGGGGACACAGGTTGTGTTCCTGActcagttccagccctggctctttcaggcttttgaggagtgaaccagtggaacatTGCTGTTTCTCCCCTTCTATCTGTTTAATTCtcaaaagaaaagtaatttaaaaataaataaaaccataaacTGTTGATAGGAATTAAAGGAGGAATGCTCAGCACTTTGCAGGCTTATACACTGAAGGTAGTAAGACTATATGTTGGTGGGgtggatgctgtggcatagcacgtaaggctgctgcctgcagtgctggcatcccatgtgggcctggtttgagtccctgctgctccacttccaatccagctctctgctatggcctgggaaagcaaaagaggatggcccaagtccttgggcccctgcacccacgtgggaaacccagaggaagctcctggcttcggattggcacagctctggccattgcagccatctggggagtgaaccagtggatggaagacccctctctctctctccctctctgtaactctgcctcataaataaataaatctttgaaaaatactgtgtgttGGTTAAGAGCATACACTCAGAGCTAGGTAAAGATACCAGCTACCATTTACTAGATGTAGGATTTGGAGTAACTAACTTCTttgagcctcagctttctcagGAATAGATAACAATATCTATTCCTTGGGTtcttaacaaaaataattcaGGTAAGTTGTTCCATGCTGTACCTGCCCAGAATAAACAATGTGTGGGAGTTATGACAATTCTTAGTACAATTCACACTTCGGGAAGCCTTTACATTGGCACTGGCCAGCTGACATGACTGTGGGCGAGCAACTTGACCTCTAGGAGCCTCATTTCCATCACGGGGAGGAATGGGAGGCACTGGATGCATAATAAACAGATGCGGTGCGTGAAGGTTAAACTGTGGGAAGTACTCGGTGAACGCTGGCTACCACTGCTGGGACCTGCCTCCTAGGGTGGTGCGAGCATTAAATGAGATCGTACTTGTCCCACAGTTCCGACCGAGTACTCTGTAAGTATCTTGAATAAGTAAGTGAATGAACAGACCCATTGTGAGTCCTTTATCAGGGCactgcttcctctgccttccccgaTTTCAATGGATTTTTGTAAAAGAGCCCCTGGaatcctccttcctttctgtttctttccacaGCAACTGGACAAAGCCTTTCTCTTTTCACCCCGAGGCTGTTCAGTCACCCTGGGAAGTCCCCAGCTCCAAGCACTGGGCGCTCTCTCTACCGTTTCGGCCTTCACAGCACACTGCCCCTCTCCGCCCTAGCAGCTCTCACACTTCCCAGAACCTCTGTCCCTGCGTAACCTACCAGTGTGCACCACGCTGAGCCGGATCTCCCCTATCAGCCCGTCAACATCGGGTGGGTTCTTCACCTGGCAGGTGTACGTCCCGTTGTCGTCGAACTGCAGCTTCCAGAGCAGGATGGAGACATCGTACCGCTCAAGGTTCCCGTCCCAGGCCACCCGGTCCTTGAACCGCCCACTCGTGGGTTTGAAGGGATCCATATGGTAGTAGAATACCTAGCGGGGAGAGATGGCATAGGGTCTTGCTTCTCCAGCACCGCGGCAAGGAGGCTGAGATGGTGGGAACGGAAGGAACACAACAGCGCAGGCACCGCCCTGCCAGCGGATCTCCTGCTGCCCCTTCCCggcctctctctctagctctctgcgCCAACAATTGTTTCCCTGCTTAACCCTGTGCCTGTTGCTTCGGCAAGCACAGGAAAGGCAAGCGAAGCCGGCTGGCTTGTCACTTTCTTCACAAGGGTCCCAGGAAAATGACAACAATCTACTCACAAACTGCTCCGGCCCTCCATCTTGAGGACGAAAATTCCAGGTCACCGTGAGGGCATCGCCCACGGGAGCAAAGCTGGAGAAAGTGCATTTTAAACGAGCATCTGTCCCGTTAACAGCCTCCAGCACCCGGGAGGTGTAAATTTCCACAGCTGCTGCGGGCCCGTGAGCTGCagtgaagggaaaggaagggttAAAAGGGATGGAGCTGACACTTGGAAAAGAAACTTCCAGGAAGGACATCTCATTCTTACTTCACCCAGAGGCACTGCCAGCAACTCCCGCCAACTTTTCAGTCTGCATCCTCCTGCCTGTATCTGCCTTCACTTTCCCATTCCACCCCACGATTAAAAATACCACCCAGCCCCAGTGTCATGGTACCAACTTAAACTGGTACAGCAAGCTGCCAAcgctgcccaaaaaaaaaaataaagcgcAAATCGTTAACCCTGATTAGCCACGTTCTGTATAGTAGGTAAGACGGCATGCAGCAGGTCGGTGTCCAGAAAGGGTCCTTGTTATGTGGACTTCACGCTGCGGAAACGGGACTGGTCAGCTCCAGACCGCTGAAGCTCGGCTGTACCCCAGGACCTGCCGCCCCGCGTGGCGCTCTGGCCACTATATTTACATTTAGAATGTGTGCGTTGGGGCAGCTCCAAAAAAACCACAGCgggtcccttcctctctctttaacAATCAACTTTCCAAGTGCCCCAAGAGGCCCAGAGGAGACCCACCCCTAGAAATCCAAGTGCCAAAGTCGTGCTGAGTCCTGCCAGCAGGGAGAAGCTGAgaatggccacacacacacacacacacacacacacacaaaatggtgTGTAACCTGAGATCAGAAAGCCATCCTCTGTGCAGGAACACACCTAAACCTGTTTTTCCCAAAGTAGCTCCCCCAAAACAGCCCACCGCCTTCGGCTTCAGTAAAGTCCCAGCTAAGACGAACTGCACCTGTGGCCCAAGCTCCCAAACAAAACTCTCTCGACTTCTCAGGCAATGAGTTCACTTAATGGGCTAGGGTGGAGGGAAGAAACGCTGAGCAAAGCCCACGGCTCTTACCTGCGAGCTGTAAGCCAAGGAGCAGCAGAAACACGCGCGTGGGGCTCGTGCCATACATGAGGGAAACCCAGGCCTGGCCCCGGAGACCAGACCCGGGCAGACCGAGGGCGCCGACACTCTCGCGGCCGCTCGGGGAGGAGCAGGCAATGTTTTCGGCCGGAGAGCTCCTCACCTATGGGAATTTGAGCTCGCTTGAGTCATCCCGCTGGCCCGGTGCTCGGGGCTGGAATGAAAGGTGGGGCCTAAGCTCCTGgcgccctcctcccctcccccctctcacCCTCCGCACCGCGAGCACCCAAACCCtgcagctcctctctctctcagcttctcagcTCGTCTGACTGGGCTGTGGCCTCTGAATGGCCTCGGAAACAGCCAGAGGAGGTGGTGCCAGATTGAAATGTCCCAGGCTGCTTCAGGTTtggcccacacacacaccctgt from Oryctolagus cuniculus chromosome 1, mOryCun1.1, whole genome shotgun sequence includes these protein-coding regions:
- the MPZL2 gene encoding myelin protein zero-like protein 2, which gives rise to MYGTSPTRVFLLLLGLQLAAHGPAAAVEIYTSRVLEAVNGTDARLKCTFSSFAPVGDALTVTWNFRPQDGGPEQFVFYYHMDPFKPTSGRFKDRVAWDGNLERYDVSILLWKLQFDDNGTYTCQVKNPPDVDGLIGEIRLSVVHTARFSEIYFLALAIGSACALMVIIVIGVVLFQHFRKKRWAEEAHKVVEIQSKEEERLNQEKKVSVYLEDID